The Stieleria maiorica genome includes the window CCGCCGGGCGACCACATTCCGGGGATCGAATAGTTGCCGACCCAGCCGTAGAAACCGCCCGGTTTCAGCAGGCTGATCTTGGATGCCGGTGTCCATTGCCCTTGATTGTCGCTGGCGACGATGCGTCCGTCGGGCAAGCTGCCCATTCCGTTGGGCGTGCGGAATCCGGTGCAGTACACTTCGCGATGCCGACCGTCGGCGGAAACCTTGATCACGGCGCCGGGGATGTCGGAGTCGGTGCCATGGCCGCTTTTGGCATAGTAAAAGTTCCCTTCGTTATCGGTTTGCAAGTCAAAGTTGAAGGCGTGAAAGTTGACCGAAACATCTTGGTCGGCGCTATAACTCTCATAGAAATCCGCTTCGCCGTTTGAGTCGACGTCATGCAATTTGACCAACCGGTCTTTGCAGGTCACGAACACGTTCCCATCGACGACTTTAACGCCGAAGGGTTCGTACAAGCCGCCAGCGAATCGCTTCCATTTCAAATTCAACAAGTCGGCGTCGATTCCCGAAACAATCCAAATGTCACCGCCGTGTGTGGCCAGCGCCATGCGTCCGTCGGGAAAAAAGTCCAACGCGGATGTTCGGAACCAAGTGTTGTACGGCGTGGATTCGGGAATGGTGATCGTGTCGAGTGCATAGGCACCGCGTTCCAAGCCGAGGTAACCGGTGGTGGTCAGCACGTCCGGCCACAACAGCGGACCGCCGGATATCAATCGATCGAAGTCCAGCGGTGATGCGGCGGGACGATGCTGGGCGATGTGAGCTTGGAATTGGGCCAGCGAAGCGTGATCGTCTGGAGCACTCGCCCCAGTCGTTGACCGACCTGAAATGCAGTGGACGTCGATCTGTCGTGTGTGCTCGCTCGCCGGAATCACGAGTTGCAAGCGGTTCTTTGCGTCGATCTTCCAGGTCAATCCGCCGACATTGCCGCGGACGGCCGCGGCGGTGAATCGATCGAACGATGCTCCCGTTTTGTCGGTGACCACGGCGATCACTTCGGCGGCATCAGCCTTCGAAGTGTTGACTTGATGGCGTCCGCCGTCGACCGGAACCCACCTCGGCCCCTTCCAAGATGCGTCTGCCTGGGCGACTGCCAGCACAAGCGATTTCCCCGGCCCGATCCGCAGCGAATGTCGCACCGAATTTTGCAGCGTCCCTTGCGTCGGCATCTCTAGGATCTCCCGACCGTCGATGGAGTAGCGAAGCACCAACTGGTCGCCGTGCAGGTAGTGGCCGCGATAGTCCATCCATTTCGTCGGCATCGGCCCGCGTGGCAACAACTCCTCACGCGAGTAGTCGAGCGTTCCATCATGACCCCACTGCCAACCCGCCAGCCCATCGATCAGGTTGCCCGACGGGTTTGCCGTTCCCTCGCCGCGTCCACGAACGTGCTGGGTGTTGCTCAAATCCAGAAATCCGTCACGCCAGATCCCGGCCTGGTTCATCGTGTGCAAGTCGTACGAAATGGTCAGCTCCCCCAACTTGACCGTCAGCACGCTGCTGAACTTGCGTTCCAATTGGGAAGCCAGCGCGGGTCCGAAATCGCGCTCGACATTTTCGATTTCGGTGCCGTCTTTGGTTCCCGCTGGCAGGCCAGCCAGGTAGGCCTTGTCGACTTTGAAGTAATCGGGGTTGGCCGGCTTCATGAACTGCTCGCGGATGTAGTGCACGACCTGATAACGTTCTTTGGGCGTCAGGTGTGACATCGGAGCCATCAACCCGTTGCCCTGCGTCAGCGTCATGAACATCCGGTAGGGATCGCTACCGAACTTCAGTTTTTGAGTCCCGAAGGCACGGGCGGTGGGCAGGGAGGGCGTGTTGCCGTCATTGCCGTGACAGTTGAAACAATAGCCGTGGTAGATCGCTTTGCCGGCATCGAAGTCACGCGATCGCATCCCCTTGATGATGCCCGCGTGATCCAGATCCACCGAGTCGTCTTTGACGGCCAATTGCTGCGGCGACGGCTTGAGTGCGGCGGCCCGGTCACGTCCGCCCGCGGCGACTTCGGTGATGTAGCGGACCAGGTCCAGAAAGTCGCGCTGTTCGCCCAGCGATCCGACCAGCCCCTCCGGCATCATCGACTTGGACGCCGGTTTCATTTGAGTGATTTCGTCACGCTGAAGGACCGTTTCGCGAGTCAAGTCCGAAGCCGATCGAAGCGTGACGGAGTCCGCGGTCTCGGCCGCGATCAATCCCGTCACCACCGTCCCGTCGTCCATCAGCACGTTGGTCGTCTGGTATCCCTGGCGGATTTTCTTGGACGGATCCAACAACGATTCGATGACGTCTTGCTCGCTGACGGCCCCGAGCGTGGCCAAATCGGGCCCCAAGGGCGTCGC containing:
- a CDS encoding DUF6797 domain-containing protein codes for the protein MHSFCRCLILISASLIASAAPAETLRHPENLEQQLRSADLDVLADQVRLRGDARRGALVFYKSAAACVNCHGSGDDATPLGPDLATLGAVSEQDVIESLLDPSKKIRQGYQTTNVLMDDGTVVTGLIAAETADSVTLRSASDLTRETVLQRDEITQMKPASKSMMPEGLVGSLGEQRDFLDLVRYITEVAAGGRDRAAALKPSPQQLAVKDDSVDLDHAGIIKGMRSRDFDAGKAIYHGYCFNCHGNDGNTPSLPTARAFGTQKLKFGSDPYRMFMTLTQGNGLMAPMSHLTPKERYQVVHYIREQFMKPANPDYFKVDKAYLAGLPAGTKDGTEIENVERDFGPALASQLERKFSSVLTVKLGELTISYDLHTMNQAGIWRDGFLDLSNTQHVRGRGEGTANPSGNLIDGLAGWQWGHDGTLDYSREELLPRGPMPTKWMDYRGHYLHGDQLVLRYSIDGREILEMPTQGTLQNSVRHSLRIGPGKSLVLAVAQADASWKGPRWVPVDGGRHQVNTSKADAAEVIAVVTDKTGASFDRFTAAAVRGNVGGLTWKIDAKNRLQLVIPASEHTRQIDVHCISGRSTTGASAPDDHASLAQFQAHIAQHRPAASPLDFDRLISGGPLLWPDVLTTTGYLGLERGAYALDTITIPESTPYNTWFRTSALDFFPDGRMALATHGGDIWIVSGIDADLLNLKWKRFAGGLYEPFGVKVVDGNVFVTCKDRLVKLHDVDSNGEADFYESYSADQDVSVNFHAFNFDLQTDNEGNFYYAKSGHGTDSDIPGAVIKVSADGRHREVYCTGFRTPNGMGSLPDGRIVASDNQGQWTPASKISLLKPGGFYGWVGNYSIPGMWSPGGGTIDLDKVVPPESFDPPLVWMPQEFDNSCGGQAWVDDERWGPLSGHLLHTSFGKGWMYYTMIQDFADVSQAAIIKLPFDFSTGIMRARVNPGDGQVYATGLQGWNGGGRIGLADKGIQRLRYTGRPHKMVSDCKVQADGLKLRFNFPLDVVSATDLASYDVTHWNYRWEKSYGSEMYSPETGQIGVDPMNVTSVSLGSDGKSVLLNVPDLKPVDQVHVLLKVKARDGQDFEEEIYWTINRVPED